A single Augochlora pura isolate Apur16 chromosome 2, APUR_v2.2.1, whole genome shotgun sequence DNA region contains:
- the LOC144474981 gene encoding protein ABHD18, with product MPPSRLDAVYRSILLTKFFTKGWGSPQNLKRIFEFRRVIANREKCYNLIPRDYPINITKDEEWSDCHIIEGCFQSPFDKHLPGIMPNETITAHFQLVLPRRWHSHKTKPVCLHLAGTGDHFFWRRRNLIAKPLLKESGIGSLLLENPFYGLRKPQNQIRSSLHNVCDIFIMGGCLIMESLVLLNWCEQQGFGPLGLTGLSMGGHMASLAATNWPKPIPLVPCLSWSTASPVFTQGVMSASINWTLLENQYFSNELYQNDLAKMVRIVGEEDAFLAGQHFAQHYPASMERVIELKETSEGANQNLDSSKSDQSVIPDKLNNGCGTKTEDNNLKEQIVEEKRAAKIFPLNLISHKFKFKDSNALKVSRHPLFSDYKWREREALQFMCGIMDECTHLKNFEVPVDTELIIAVCARDDAYVPRDNCMSLEKIWPGVEIRYIDAGHVTAYLLHQKVFRSTIMEAFQRSLKKYPLHLS from the exons ATGCCACCCAGCCGGTTGGACGCCGTGTATAGAAGCATTCTACTCACGAAATTCTTCACAAAGGGCTGGGGCAGCCCTCAGAATTTGAAAAG aatttttgaatttagaaGAGTTATTGCCAACAGAGAGAAATGTTACAACCTTATACCCCGTGATTACCCAATCAATATTACTAAG GATGAGGAATGGTCGGACTGCCATATAATAGAAGGTTGTTTTCAAAGTCCCTTTGATAAACACCTTCCTGGTATAATGCcaaatgaaacaataactgCACATTTTCAATTGGTTTTACCACGTAGATGGCATTCCCACAAAACAAAACCTGTTTGTTTACATCTTGCTGGTACAGGGGACCAT TTTTTTTGGAGGAGGAGAAACCTGATTGCTAAACCACTCCTCAAAGAATCAGGAATTGGGTCTTTATTGTTGGAAAATCCATTTTATGGATTACGAAAACCACAAAATCAAAT ACGTTCTAGTTTACATAATGTATGCGACATCTTTATCATGGGAGGATGTTTGATAATGGAATCacttgttttattaaattggtGCGAGCAGCAGGGTTTTGGACCCTTGGGGTTAACAGGGTTATCAATGGGCGGCCAT ATGGCTTCTTTAGCAGCGACAAACTGGCCAAAGCCCATACCGCTAGTTCCTTGTCTGTCATGGTCGACAGCATCACCGGTATTCACTCAAGGTGTAATGAGTGCCTCAATTAACTGGACACTCTTAGAAAACCAATACTTTTCGAACGAACTTTATCAAAACGATCTTGCCAAGATGGTGAGGATCGTAGGTGAGGAG GATGCGTTCCTAGCTGGCCAACATTTTGCTCAACATTATCCAGCAAGTATGGAACGGGttatcgaattaaaagaaacatctGAAGGTGCTAATCAAAATTTAGATTCGTCCAAGAGCGATCAATCTGTGATCCcagacaaattaaataatggttGTGGTACTAAAACCGAAGACAATAATCTGAAGGAGCAAATCGTAGAAGAGAAAAGAGCGGCTAAAATATTCCCTTTAAATCTCATCTCtcacaaatttaaatttaaagattCAAACGCTCTCAAAG TGTCGAGGCATCCTTTATTTTCGGACTATAAGTGGCGCGAACGAGAAGCTTTACAATTCATGTGCGGAATAATGGATGAGTGTACACacttgaaaaatttcgaagtaCCTGTTGATACTGAACTTATTATCGCCGTGTGCGCGAGGGATGATGCATATGTACCTCGCGACAATTGCATGAGCCTAGAGAAAATCTGGCCAGGTGTTGAAATTCGTTACATCGATGCGGGACATGTAACTGCGTATTTGCTGCATCAAAAAGTGTTCAG atcTACCATAATGGAAGCATTTCAACGATCTCTCAAGAAGTATCCTTTACACCTTAGTTGA
- the LOC144474987 gene encoding uncharacterized protein LOC144474987 encodes MFAIQKIARRAPQLSKIVVNQRRNVVALPPRCKVSLTEVIVHGSLLWLSMMGIPIYIACNVTKYAAKGTD; translated from the exons ATGTTCGCCATCCAGAAAATTGCCAGGCGAGCTCCGCAATTATCGAAAATCGTTGTGAATCAACGCAGAAACGTTGTCGCTCTACCACCCAGATGCAAAGTATCTCTTACT GAAGTCATAGTTCATGGATCATTATTGTGGTTGTCCATGATGGGAATACCAATATATATTGCGTGTAATGTAACAAAGTACGCCGCAAAGGGTAccgattaa